Proteins encoded within one genomic window of Nonomuraea gerenzanensis:
- a CDS encoding alpha/beta fold hydrolase, giving the protein MSTTTATGTATSADGTTISYRRLGRGPGLVIVHGAMQTGHSQSELATALAAGFTCYLPDRRGRGGSGPVGAGYGLARESEDLDAVLRATGARYAVGVSSGAVITLHTALTRPAALSKAVLFEPPLGLDADDVRAALERFDRELAEGRIPAALVTGMRAARLGPPLFNALPRRVQEWLTGLMLNSQDGTAGEQPTFRELAPTQRQDMQLVAEAPADFAAYRTVEVRTLLLGGSRSQGYLRSALAELERVLPRARRVVMEGLDHGATQNAAQRGRPERVAEEIRRFLAEDS; this is encoded by the coding sequence ATGTCCACGACGACCGCCACCGGCACCGCGACCTCCGCCGACGGCACCACGATCAGCTACCGCCGGCTCGGGCGGGGGCCCGGCCTGGTGATCGTGCACGGCGCCATGCAGACAGGGCACAGCCAGTCAGAGCTGGCCACGGCCCTGGCCGCCGGCTTCACCTGCTACCTGCCCGACCGCCGGGGCCGGGGCGGCAGCGGCCCCGTGGGCGCAGGCTACGGGCTCGCCCGCGAGAGCGAGGACCTCGACGCCGTGCTGCGGGCCACCGGCGCCCGGTACGCCGTCGGCGTCAGCTCGGGCGCCGTCATCACCCTGCACACCGCGCTCACCCGCCCGGCGGCGCTGAGCAAGGCCGTGCTCTTCGAGCCGCCGCTCGGCCTCGACGCCGACGACGTGCGCGCCGCCCTGGAGCGCTTCGACCGCGAGCTGGCCGAGGGCCGGATCCCCGCCGCGCTCGTCACCGGCATGCGGGCCGCGCGGCTCGGCCCGCCGCTGTTCAACGCGCTGCCCCGCCGCGTGCAGGAGTGGCTGACGGGCCTGATGCTCAACAGCCAGGACGGGACGGCGGGGGAGCAGCCGACGTTCAGGGAGCTGGCCCCGACCCAGCGCCAGGACATGCAGCTCGTGGCCGAGGCCCCGGCGGACTTCGCGGCGTACCGGACGGTCGAGGTGCGGACGCTGCTGCTCGGTGGCAGCAGGAGCCAGGGCTACCTGCGCTCGGCGCTCGCCGAGCTGGAGCGCGTCCTGCCGCGCGCCCGGCGCGTGGTGATGGAGGGCCTCGACCACGGCGCCACGCAGAACGCCGCCCAGCGCGGGCGCCCCGAGCGGGTGGCCGAGGAGATCCGGCGCTTCCTGGCCGAAGACTCCTGA
- a CDS encoding PadR family transcriptional regulator, with protein sequence MPRRRPVSNLLALAVLTVVVQRPMHPYEMASVLRARGKDQDMPIKWGSLYTVVRNLEKHGLLEAVESNRQGARPERTVYRITEAGRAEADDWTRELLSTPRHEPSAFESGLSVMGGLGPGEVAPLLRQRLELLEQQIEADRRAMEEERAEVPRLFLVESEYALAMREAQAAWVRSLLAELDGGTFPGLARWQAYHRTGELPPDVADLADRGRPTD encoded by the coding sequence ATGCCCCGACGGCGTCCGGTGAGCAACCTGCTGGCCCTGGCCGTGCTGACCGTCGTCGTCCAGCGCCCGATGCACCCCTACGAGATGGCCTCCGTCCTGCGCGCTCGCGGCAAGGACCAGGACATGCCGATCAAATGGGGCTCCCTCTACACCGTCGTGCGCAACCTGGAGAAACACGGCCTGCTGGAGGCGGTGGAGAGCAACCGCCAGGGCGCCCGTCCCGAGCGGACCGTCTACCGCATCACCGAGGCGGGCCGCGCCGAGGCCGACGACTGGACCAGGGAGCTGCTGTCCACCCCGCGCCACGAGCCGTCGGCGTTCGAGTCGGGCCTGTCGGTGATGGGCGGTCTCGGCCCCGGCGAGGTCGCGCCGCTGCTCCGGCAGCGGCTGGAGCTGCTGGAGCAGCAGATCGAGGCCGATCGGCGGGCGATGGAGGAGGAGCGGGCCGAGGTGCCCCGGCTGTTCCTCGTCGAGTCGGAGTACGCGCTGGCGATGCGGGAGGCCCAGGCCGCCTGGGTGCGCTCGCTGCTGGCGGAGCTGGACGGGGGCACCTTCCCCGGCCTGGCGCGATGGCAGGCATATCACCGTACGGGCGAGCTGCCGCCCGACGTGGCGGACCTCGCGGACCGGGGCCGCCCCACCGACTGA